A window of the Desulfobacterales bacterium genome harbors these coding sequences:
- a CDS encoding FtsQ-type POTRA domain-containing protein, giving the protein MSENNKKIRQNKYTSLKKKKYKLRTEVLLFFFSVLKIILNSFLVVLMTICFIFAYDFITQCQYFNATNIEVSGNKILSTDAIIEIAGLHQGINIFSINLNSIKDNLIENSWIKKVQVKREFPDSIKITIDEEIPIAIIDFIKLENKTFPTKYLVNSDGEIFKENEPNKKLNHLPIITGVNLFDTKIKGSDFKFGKPFKEIMDFLSIVRNQYPEMHKCLKIDADREIGINIIDFKDIKKIKFGYSNYADKINKLNEILPIIVKNFNRGIEKIELKYSNTIIVRPLYES; this is encoded by the coding sequence AAACAATAAAAAAATACGTCAAAATAAATATACATCTTTAAAAAAAAAAAAGTATAAATTAAGAACTGAAGTACTTCTATTTTTTTTTAGTGTTTTAAAAATAATATTGAATAGCTTTCTTGTTGTTCTTATGACGATTTGTTTTATATTTGCCTATGATTTTATTACCCAATGCCAATATTTTAATGCAACTAATATTGAGGTATCAGGTAACAAAATATTATCAACTGATGCAATAATTGAGATTGCTGGACTTCATCAAGGAATAAATATTTTTTCTATAAACCTTAACTCAATTAAAGATAACCTTATTGAAAATTCATGGATAAAAAAAGTTCAAGTTAAAAGGGAATTTCCTGACTCAATTAAAATAACAATTGATGAAGAAATTCCTATTGCAATTATTGATTTTATTAAATTAGAAAATAAAACATTTCCGACAAAATACTTAGTGAATTCAGATGGAGAAATATTCAAGGAAAATGAACCTAATAAAAAACTTAATCATCTGCCTATCATAACAGGAGTAAATTTATTTGATACTAAGATAAAAGGGTCGGACTTTAAATTTGGAAAACCCTTTAAAGAAATTATGGATTTTTTATCAATAGTTAGGAATCAATATCCTGAAATGCATAAGTGTTTAAAAATAGATGCTGATAGAGAAATAGGTATAAACATTATAGATTTCAAAGATATAAAAAAAATTAAATTCGGCTATAGTAATTACGCTGATAAAATAAATAAGCTTAATGAAATTCTACCGATTATAGTTAAAAATTTTAATAGGGGTATTGAAAAAATTGAGCTTAAATATTCAAATACAATTATCGTAAGACCTTTATATGAAAGTTAA
- the ftsA gene encoding cell division protein FtsA, protein MKVKKIKSEKFKTVKSLNLKIIIIFTFSFRRHNLDQENLIVGLDIGTTKICAIVGEIAENEVKIIGVGTHPSIGLRKGVVVNIDATVESIKKAVEEAEVMAGCEISSVYAGIAGGHITGFNSHGIVAVKGPEITENDVDRVIDAARAVAIPMDREVIHVLPQEYIVDNQNGIQNPISMAGVRLEAKIHIVTGAVTSAHNIVKCANKAGLDVCDIVLESLASGESVLSPEEKEVGVGLIDIGGGTSDLAIFAGNNIKHTFVLAIGGNNLTNDISIGLNTPHAEAENLKKQYGTCLASSIDSEETIEIPGMGGRNPRKLPRQILGDILEPRMEELFILIKREIERASMENFLNSGIVLTGGTSLLQGSMEIAESVFRVPVRIGSPKGIKGLTEVVNNPMYATGVGLVLYGAQNQVINKFRIRDRNIFNRIITRMKKWFMEVI, encoded by the coding sequence ATGAAAGTTAAAAAAATTAAAAGTGAAAAATTTAAAACGGTAAAATCGTTAAATTTAAAAATCATCATTATTTTCACTTTTAGCTTTAGGAGGCATAATTTGGACCAAGAAAATTTAATAGTAGGACTGGATATCGGGACTACAAAAATATGCGCAATTGTAGGTGAAATTGCAGAAAATGAAGTCAAAATTATTGGAGTCGGAACACATCCATCAATAGGGCTTCGAAAAGGTGTTGTTGTAAATATTGATGCCACCGTAGAATCAATAAAAAAAGCAGTTGAAGAAGCTGAAGTAATGGCCGGATGTGAGATTTCATCAGTTTACGCAGGAATAGCTGGGGGACATATAACTGGATTTAATAGTCACGGAATTGTAGCGGTCAAAGGGCCTGAAATAACTGAAAATGACGTTGATCGCGTTATAGATGCTGCAAGAGCAGTGGCTATCCCCATGGATAGAGAAGTTATTCACGTTCTTCCCCAAGAATATATTGTTGACAACCAAAACGGAATACAAAATCCAATAAGTATGGCTGGCGTAAGGCTTGAAGCAAAAATACATATTGTTACTGGAGCAGTAACTTCAGCTCATAACATAGTTAAATGCGCAAATAAAGCAGGCCTCGATGTTTGCGATATTGTTCTTGAATCTTTAGCGTCTGGAGAATCTGTATTAAGTCCTGAAGAAAAAGAAGTAGGTGTAGGTCTTATTGATATCGGTGGCGGGACAAGCGATCTTGCAATATTTGCGGGTAATAATATAAAACACACATTTGTTCTTGCAATCGGAGGCAACAATCTTACAAATGATATTTCTATTGGGCTCAATACACCCCATGCTGAAGCAGAAAATCTAAAAAAACAATACGGCACTTGTTTAGCGAGTAGCATTGACAGTGAAGAAACTATTGAAATACCAGGAATGGGAGGACGTAATCCAAGGAAACTTCCGAGACAAATTTTAGGAGATATCTTAGAACCAAGGATGGAAGAATTATTCATTCTGATAAAAAGAGAAATAGAAAGAGCTTCCATGGAGAATTTCCTAAATTCAGGTATAGTACTTACAGGAGGAACATCTCTACTTCAAGGATCTATGGAAATTGCAGAATCAGTATTTCGAGTCCCTGTTCGTATAGGAAGCCCTAAAGGCATAAAAGGATTAACCGAAGTAGTTAATAATCCGATGTATGCCACTGGAGTTGGGCTTGTTTTGTATGGAGCTCAAAATCAAGTTATAAATAAATTCAGAATTAGAGATAGAAATATCTTTAATAGAATAATTACAAGAATGAAAAAATGGTTTATGGAAGTAATTTAA
- the ftsZ gene encoding cell division protein FtsZ: protein MSFSYVENETKSPAKIKVIGVGGGGGNAINNMIESNLIGVDFIAANTDAQALGASKAQFKIQLGEKLTKGRGAGANPQTGKDAALESADNIRATLSGADMVFIAAGFGGGTGTGASPVIAKICREIGALTVVVGTKPFSFEAKKRTKQADDGIYELRESADAVIIIPNDRLKGLALQKARLIDMFLKADEILHHSVKGITDLLMIPGLVNLDFADVKTAMSKSGMAIMGIGIASGENRAIEASERAISHPLLEDISINGAKGVLMNITSTSGITMDETTEACERIHKEVGDDAEIIWGHSFDESMGEEIRVTVVATGIVPPSGMRQAKPKEVGCRGVVRDLTPADYMKPSATIHHNTHKKAVGESISSGNRMMRGQTMDNEDFDIPTFLRKKAD from the coding sequence ATGAGTTTTTCCTACGTCGAAAATGAAACAAAAAGTCCTGCTAAAATTAAAGTTATCGGAGTTGGAGGCGGGGGTGGCAATGCTATAAATAATATGATAGAGTCCAATCTTATAGGCGTTGATTTTATTGCTGCAAATACAGACGCCCAAGCTTTAGGAGCATCAAAAGCTCAATTTAAAATTCAACTTGGAGAAAAACTTACAAAAGGTCGAGGTGCTGGAGCTAATCCTCAAACTGGTAAAGACGCAGCACTCGAATCTGCGGATAACATTCGAGCTACCCTATCTGGAGCAGACATGGTTTTTATTGCTGCTGGTTTCGGTGGTGGAACAGGGACAGGGGCTTCTCCAGTAATTGCAAAAATATGTAGAGAAATAGGAGCTTTAACCGTAGTAGTTGGAACAAAACCTTTCTCATTTGAAGCAAAAAAAAGAACAAAACAAGCAGATGATGGAATATATGAATTAAGAGAATCCGCCGATGCTGTCATAATTATACCAAATGACAGATTAAAAGGATTAGCTTTACAAAAGGCTCGTCTAATTGATATGTTCCTTAAAGCTGATGAAATACTGCACCATTCAGTAAAAGGTATAACTGATTTGCTTATGATACCTGGACTTGTAAACCTTGATTTTGCAGATGTTAAAACTGCTATGTCAAAATCAGGTATGGCAATAATGGGAATAGGAATAGCTTCAGGAGAAAATAGAGCTATAGAAGCGTCTGAAAGGGCTATTTCACATCCTTTACTTGAAGATATATCCATTAATGGCGCAAAAGGCGTCTTGATGAACATTACGAGTACGAGCGGTATTACTATGGATGAAACAACAGAAGCATGTGAGAGAATCCATAAAGAAGTTGGAGATGATGCTGAAATAATATGGGGACATTCTTTTGATGAAAGCATGGGAGAAGAAATTAGAGTTACAGTAGTAGCTACAGGTATTGTTCCTCCTTCAGGCATGAGACAAGCAAAACCAAAAGAAGTTGGATGTAGAGGCGTGGTAAGGGATCTCACCCCTGCTGATTATATGAAGCCATCTGCAACCATACATCATAATACACATAAAAAAGCTGTAGGAGAATCAATATCCTCTGGAAATAGAATGATGAGAGGCCAAACTATGGATAATGAAGATTTTGATATTCCAACATTTTTAAGAAAAAAAGCTGATTGA